From Gavia stellata isolate bGavSte3 unplaced genomic scaffold, bGavSte3.hap2 HAP2_SCAFFOLD_59, whole genome shotgun sequence, a single genomic window includes:
- the LOC132321343 gene encoding olfactory receptor 14J1-like gives MSNSSSITQFLLLALADTRELQLLHFWLFLGIYLAALLGNGLIITAVACDHRLHTPMYFFLLNLSLLDLGSISTTLPKAMANSLWDTRAISYSGCASQVFFFFFCASAEYFLLTVMAYDRYVAICKPLHYGTLLGSRACVHMAAAAWGGGFLNSLLHTANTFSLPLCKGNAVDQFFCEIPQILKLSCSRSYLREVGLLVVSVCLVLGCFVSIVLSYVQIFRAVLRIPSEQGRHKAFSTCLPHLAVVSLFLSTGMFAYFKPPSISSQSLDLVVAVLYSVVPPAVNPFIYSMRNQELKGVVRTVISRTFFSSHKLPIYPQMTPMGTHSKPILCEGFYYH, from the coding sequence atgtccaacagcagctccatcacccagttcctcctcctggcactcgcagacacgcgggagctgcagctcttgcacttctggctcttcctgggcatctacctggctgccctcctgggcaatggcctcatcatcaccgccgtAGCCTGTGACCACcgcctccacacccccatgtacttcttcctcctcaacctctccctcctcgacctgggctccatctccaccactctccccaaagccatggccaattccctctgggacaccagggccatctcctactCTGGATGTGCTTcacaggtcttttttttctttttctgtgcttcagcagagtattttcttctcaccgtcatggcctatgaccgctacgttgccatctgcaaacccctgcactacgggaccctcctgggcagcagagcttgtgtccacatggcagcagctgcctggggcgGTGGGTTTCTCAATTCTCTCCTGCACACGGCCaacacattttcactaccactctgcaagggcaatgctgtggaccagttcttctgtgaaatcccccagatcctcaagctctcctgctcacgctcctacctcagggaagttgggcttcttGTGGTTAGTGTCTGTTTAGTCCttgggtgttttgtttccatcgtgctgtcctatgtgcagatcttcagggccgtgctgaggatcccctctgagcagggacggcacaaagccttttccacgtgcctccctcacctggccgtggtctccctgtttctcAGCACCGGCATGTTTGCCTACTtcaagcccccctccatctcctcccagtCTCTGGATCTGGTGGTGGCAGTGCTGTAttcggtggtgcctccagcagtgaaccccttcatctacagcatgaggaaccaggagctcaagggtGTTGTGAGGACAGTGATTTCAAGGACTTTTTTCAGTAGTCATAAACTTCCCATCTATCCACAAATGACTCCCATGGGAACGCATTCTAAGCCTATACTTTGTGAAGGGTTTTATTATCATTAA